The following proteins come from a genomic window of Microbacterium sp. SY138:
- a CDS encoding glucose-6-phosphate isomerase: MTFSIHTSGAPRAAIDETVPSLVHDLIASRITGGDATLWGPAAEAEASVRLGWVEAVSVSRPLVAEIVALRADLEAKGVTRVVLAGMGGSSLAPEVIAQTAGVPLTILDSTAPGQVLAALDEGLADTVLVVSSKSGSTVETDSQRRTFEAAFRDLGIDPVERIVVVTDPGSPLDASAREAGYRVFNADPNVGGRYSALTAFGLVPSGLAGVDIDELLNEAEASLLEVAVDSAENPALRLGAAIAATNPRRDKLGLITDGTHIKGLPDWIEQLIAESTGKEGTGILPVVLLPVSPELDPVPADLQIVRLVDDANEFHLHERHEGEILVSGTLGAQLIVWEYATAIAGHLLRINPFDQPDVESAKVAARGLLDARPEPTAPAFVENGVEVRVSDPALAVSGNVEGVLDALCARLPADGYVSIQAYVNRLEVPQLQGLRELVAADSGRPTTFGWGPRFLHSTGQYHKGGPAQGVFLQILERTEVDLEIPDRPFTFGQLIQAQAAGDAAVLAEHGRPVVTLTITESSDDVLALFEAAQK; this comes from the coding sequence ATGACGTTCTCGATCCACACATCCGGTGCACCCCGCGCCGCGATCGATGAGACGGTACCCAGCCTCGTCCATGATCTGATCGCCTCGCGCATCACCGGCGGAGACGCGACTCTCTGGGGCCCCGCGGCCGAAGCCGAGGCCTCCGTGCGCCTCGGATGGGTGGAGGCCGTCTCGGTCTCCCGTCCGCTCGTCGCCGAGATCGTCGCACTGCGTGCCGACCTCGAGGCCAAGGGCGTCACCCGCGTCGTGCTGGCGGGCATGGGCGGTTCGTCGCTCGCGCCCGAGGTCATCGCGCAGACCGCGGGCGTCCCCCTCACGATCCTCGACTCCACGGCTCCGGGACAGGTGCTCGCCGCTCTCGACGAGGGCCTCGCCGACACCGTGCTCGTCGTCTCGTCGAAGTCCGGCTCCACGGTCGAGACCGACTCTCAGCGGCGCACGTTCGAGGCGGCGTTCCGCGACCTCGGCATCGACCCCGTCGAGCGCATCGTGGTCGTCACCGATCCCGGCTCGCCGCTCGACGCCTCGGCTCGCGAGGCGGGTTACCGCGTCTTCAACGCGGACCCGAACGTCGGCGGACGCTACTCGGCGCTCACCGCCTTCGGCCTGGTGCCGTCCGGGCTCGCGGGGGTCGACATCGATGAGCTGCTGAACGAGGCCGAGGCCTCGCTGCTCGAGGTGGCCGTCGACTCGGCCGAGAATCCCGCCCTGCGCCTGGGCGCGGCGATCGCCGCGACGAACCCCCGCCGCGACAAGCTCGGGCTGATCACCGACGGCACGCACATCAAGGGTCTCCCGGACTGGATCGAGCAGCTCATCGCCGAATCCACCGGCAAGGAGGGCACGGGCATCCTCCCGGTCGTCCTGCTCCCGGTCTCCCCCGAGCTCGATCCCGTGCCCGCCGACCTGCAGATCGTCCGACTGGTCGATGACGCCAACGAGTTCCACCTGCACGAGCGTCACGAGGGCGAGATCCTCGTCAGCGGAACGCTGGGCGCCCAGCTGATCGTGTGGGAATACGCCACGGCGATCGCCGGACATCTGCTGCGCATCAACCCGTTCGACCAGCCCGACGTCGAGTCGGCCAAGGTCGCTGCTCGCGGCCTCCTCGACGCGCGTCCGGAGCCGACCGCTCCCGCATTCGTCGAGAACGGCGTCGAGGTCCGCGTGTCGGATCCGGCTCTCGCCGTGTCCGGCAACGTCGAGGGCGTGCTCGATGCTCTCTGTGCCCGGCTTCCGGCAGACGGCTACGTGTCGATCCAGGCCTACGTCAACCGTCTCGAGGTGCCGCAGCTCCAGGGCCTGCGCGAGCTGGTCGCGGCAGACTCCGGAAGACCCACCACATTCGGATGGGGGCCGCGGTTCCTGCACTCGACCGGCCAGTATCACAAGGGCGGCCCCGCGCAGGGCGTGTTCCTGCAGATCCTGGAGCGCACCGAGGTCGACCTCGAGATCCCGGACCGTCCCTTCACCTTCGGGCAGCTCATCCAGGCCCAGGCCGCCGGTGACGCTGCTGTGCTCGCCGAGCACGGCCGCCCCGTCGTCACGCTGACGATCACGGAGTCCTCCGACGACGTGCTCGCCCTCTTCGAAGCCGCACAGAAGTAA
- the tal gene encoding transaldolase has product MSTPTAQLAAAGVSIWLDDLSRTRISSGNLADLISSRNVVGVTTNPTIFANAITDKNDTSYDAQVTELAASGATAEEAVFAATTQDVAAALDVFRPVWEASSHVDGRVSIEVSPDLAHDTAGTVAQAKELWAKVDRPNLLVKIPATKAGLPAIAEAIGAGISVNVTLIFSLERYAEVIEAYLTGLETAKAAGIDLSTIHSVASFFVSRVDTETDKRLTAIGTEAAEALKSKAGLANARLAYELFEKTFAGERATALLDAGANLQRPLWASTGVKDPALPDTLYVTELVAQGVVNTMPEKTLEATFDHGVVTGDTITGGYEEARAVFAGLAEVGIDFADVTQVLEDEGVSKFIDSWHDLLTQVAEGLESQR; this is encoded by the coding sequence ATGAGCACCCCCACCGCACAGCTCGCCGCCGCCGGCGTCAGCATCTGGCTCGACGACCTCTCCCGCACGCGCATCTCCTCGGGTAACCTCGCCGACCTGATCTCGTCGCGCAACGTCGTGGGCGTGACGACCAACCCGACGATCTTCGCGAACGCGATCACCGACAAGAACGACACGTCGTACGACGCTCAGGTCACGGAGCTCGCCGCCTCCGGGGCTACTGCGGAGGAAGCGGTCTTCGCCGCGACCACCCAGGACGTCGCTGCCGCCCTCGACGTGTTCCGCCCCGTCTGGGAGGCATCGAGCCACGTCGACGGCCGCGTCTCCATCGAGGTCTCCCCCGATCTGGCGCATGACACCGCCGGCACCGTGGCACAGGCCAAGGAGCTGTGGGCCAAGGTCGACCGCCCGAACCTGCTCGTCAAGATCCCGGCGACCAAGGCCGGTCTCCCCGCCATTGCCGAAGCGATCGGGGCGGGCATCAGCGTCAACGTCACACTGATCTTCAGCCTGGAGCGCTATGCCGAGGTCATCGAGGCGTACCTGACCGGCCTCGAGACCGCCAAGGCCGCGGGCATCGATCTGTCGACGATCCACTCCGTCGCCTCGTTCTTCGTGTCGCGCGTCGACACCGAGACCGACAAGCGCCTCACCGCGATCGGCACGGAGGCCGCAGAGGCCCTCAAGAGCAAGGCTGGGCTCGCCAACGCACGCCTCGCCTACGAGTTGTTCGAGAAGACGTTCGCCGGCGAGCGTGCCACGGCTCTCCTCGACGCGGGCGCGAACCTGCAGCGTCCGCTGTGGGCGTCCACCGGCGTCAAGGACCCGGCCCTGCCCGACACGCTCTACGTCACCGAGCTCGTCGCCCAGGGTGTCGTCAACACGATGCCCGAGAAGACGCTCGAGGCCACGTTCGATCACGGTGTCGTCACGGGCGACACCATCACCGGTGGTTACGAAGAGGCCCGCGCCGTCTTCGCCGGGCTCGCCGAGGTCGGCATCGACTTCGCCGATGTCACCCAGGTGCTGGAAGACGAGGGCGTATCGAAGTTCATCGACTCGTGGCACGATCTGCTGACGCAGGTCGCCGAAGGACTGGAGTCGCAGCGATGA
- the tkt gene encoding transketolase yields MSELQWDEIDRRAVDTARILAADAVEKVGNGHPGTAMSLAPAAYLLYQRVLRHDPTDVDWLGRDRFILSAGHSSLTQYVELYLGGFGLELDDLKALRTWGSLTPGHPEYGHTKGVEITTGPLGQGLASAVGFAYAARYERGLFDPEAAAGTSPFDHFVYVIAGDGDLQEGVTSEASSLAGHQQLGNLIAIYDSNQISIEDDTNVAFTEDVAKRYESYGWQVQVVDWKKTGEYVEDVAELFAAIETAKGETSKPSLIILKTIIGWPSPGKQNSGKIHGSALGADELAATKKVLGFDPEQNFVVADDVLARTRGLAARAADVRAAWQESFDAWAAANPEKKALLDRLEAHELPGDITSALPVFEAGKEVSTRAASGQVINALAAELPELWGGSADLAESNLTTIKGAPSFIPAEWSTHEWSGNPYGRVLHFGIREHAMGAIINGIVLHGPTRAFGGTFLIFSDYMRPPVRLAALMNVPSIFVWTHDSVALGEDGPTHQPVEQLATLRAIPNFTVVRPADANETAATWLEILRRHEGPAGIALTRQNIPVFERGEGAASGDTFASADNAAKGAYVLAEAPNGTPDVIIVATGSEVQLAVNAREALAAEGVNVRVVSAPSLEWFDEQDAEYRESVLPASVTARVSVEAGSVLSWRGIVGDRGRSVGIDHFGASADYKTLFEKFGITTEAVIAAARETIAANSTKENA; encoded by the coding sequence GTGTCGGAATTGCAGTGGGATGAGATCGATCGACGCGCGGTGGACACCGCTCGAATCCTGGCGGCCGATGCCGTGGAGAAGGTCGGTAACGGTCACCCCGGCACAGCCATGAGCCTCGCTCCGGCCGCGTATCTCCTCTACCAGCGGGTGCTGCGTCACGACCCGACCGATGTCGACTGGCTCGGTCGCGACCGGTTCATCCTTTCGGCCGGACACTCCTCCCTCACCCAGTACGTCGAGCTGTACCTCGGCGGCTTCGGTCTCGAGCTGGACGACCTCAAGGCGCTGCGCACCTGGGGCTCACTGACGCCGGGCCACCCGGAGTACGGCCACACCAAGGGTGTGGAGATCACCACCGGCCCCCTCGGCCAGGGCCTCGCATCGGCCGTGGGCTTCGCGTACGCCGCCCGGTACGAGCGCGGTCTCTTCGACCCCGAGGCTGCGGCCGGTACGAGCCCCTTCGACCACTTCGTGTACGTGATCGCCGGTGACGGCGACCTGCAGGAGGGCGTGACCAGCGAGGCCTCCTCGCTCGCGGGCCACCAGCAGCTCGGCAACCTGATCGCGATCTACGACTCCAACCAGATCTCCATCGAGGACGACACGAACGTCGCCTTCACCGAAGACGTCGCGAAGCGCTACGAGTCCTACGGATGGCAGGTGCAGGTCGTCGACTGGAAGAAGACCGGCGAATACGTCGAAGACGTCGCCGAGCTGTTCGCTGCGATCGAAACCGCCAAGGGCGAGACCTCGAAGCCGTCGCTGATCATCCTCAAGACCATCATCGGCTGGCCGTCGCCGGGCAAGCAGAACTCCGGCAAGATCCACGGCTCCGCTCTCGGCGCCGACGAGCTCGCCGCGACCAAGAAGGTGCTCGGCTTCGACCCCGAGCAGAACTTCGTTGTCGCTGATGACGTGCTCGCACGCACCCGTGGACTCGCAGCTCGCGCCGCCGATGTCCGTGCCGCCTGGCAGGAGTCGTTCGATGCCTGGGCCGCCGCGAACCCCGAGAAGAAGGCCCTGCTCGACCGCCTGGAGGCGCACGAGCTGCCCGGCGACATCACGAGCGCGCTGCCCGTCTTCGAAGCCGGCAAGGAGGTGTCGACCCGCGCCGCGTCCGGCCAGGTCATCAACGCCCTCGCTGCCGAGCTCCCCGAGCTGTGGGGCGGTTCGGCAGACCTCGCCGAATCGAACCTCACCACGATCAAGGGCGCGCCGTCGTTCATCCCGGCGGAGTGGTCGACCCACGAGTGGTCGGGCAACCCCTACGGCCGAGTGCTCCACTTCGGCATCCGCGAGCACGCCATGGGCGCGATCATCAACGGCATCGTGCTCCACGGACCGACGCGCGCCTTCGGCGGGACCTTCCTGATCTTCAGCGACTACATGCGCCCGCCCGTGCGTCTCGCAGCGCTCATGAACGTGCCCAGCATCTTCGTCTGGACCCACGACTCGGTCGCCCTCGGCGAAGACGGTCCGACCCACCAGCCCGTCGAGCAGCTCGCGACGCTCCGCGCGATCCCGAACTTCACAGTCGTGCGACCCGCGGACGCGAACGAGACGGCAGCGACGTGGCTGGAGATCCTCCGCCGCCACGAGGGACCCGCCGGCATCGCCCTGACTCGCCAGAACATCCCGGTGTTCGAACGCGGCGAGGGCGCAGCCTCCGGCGACACCTTCGCGTCGGCCGACAACGCCGCCAAGGGCGCCTACGTCCTCGCCGAGGCCCCCAACGGCACCCCGGACGTCATCATCGTGGCCACCGGCTCGGAGGTGCAGCTCGCGGTGAACGCCCGCGAGGCACTCGCTGCGGAAGGCGTGAACGTGAGGGTCGTCTCCGCTCCGTCGTTGGAGTGGTTCGACGAGCAGGATGCGGAGTACCGCGAGAGCGTGCTTCCCGCCTCCGTCACCGCCCGTGTCTCGGTCGAGGCGGGATCCGTGCTCAGCTGGCGCGGCATCGTCGGCGACCGCGGCCGTTCGGTCGGCATCGACCACTTCGGCGCCTCCGCCGACTACAAGACCCTCTTCGAGAAGTTCGGCATCACCACCGAGGCCGTCATCGCGGCCGCCCGCGAGACCATCGCGGCCAACAGCACCAAGGAGAACGCATGA
- a CDS encoding heme o synthase, with product MSDQTVRKSSIGRTVKAYVTLTKPRVLELLLVSTVPVMFLAQGGLPNLWLVLATVIGGSLSAGSAASFNMYLDRDIDAHMHRTENRPLVTGEVSPRGALVFSWTLAVASTVWLLVTTNWLTAALSATAIFFYVVIYTMILKRRTEQNIIWGGIAGCFPVLIGWSAVTGSLDWPAFILFLLVFLWTPPHYWPLSMKYKDDYEDVDVPMLGVTRNASQVGLQVILYAWATVACSLLLIPIANMGLVYTVSATVFGGWFIYESHRLYNRAVHGTEPRPMRVFHASITYLTLIFVAVAVDPLLPF from the coding sequence ATGTCTGATCAGACCGTGAGGAAGTCGTCCATCGGTCGCACGGTGAAGGCCTACGTCACGCTGACCAAGCCGCGTGTCCTCGAGCTGCTGCTCGTGTCGACCGTGCCGGTGATGTTCCTGGCGCAGGGCGGACTCCCGAACCTGTGGCTCGTGCTGGCCACCGTCATCGGCGGCTCGCTGAGCGCCGGTTCCGCGGCGTCCTTCAACATGTACCTCGACCGCGACATCGATGCGCACATGCACCGCACCGAGAACCGCCCGCTGGTGACCGGCGAGGTCAGCCCGCGCGGCGCCCTGGTCTTCTCGTGGACGCTCGCCGTCGCCTCGACCGTCTGGCTCCTCGTCACGACGAACTGGCTCACGGCGGCCCTCTCGGCGACGGCCATCTTCTTCTACGTCGTGATCTACACGATGATCCTCAAGCGCCGCACCGAGCAGAACATCATCTGGGGCGGGATCGCCGGTTGCTTCCCGGTGCTCATCGGATGGTCCGCGGTCACCGGTTCGCTCGACTGGCCGGCGTTCATCCTGTTCCTCCTCGTCTTCCTGTGGACGCCGCCGCACTACTGGCCGCTGTCGATGAAGTACAAGGACGACTACGAAGATGTCGACGTTCCGATGCTGGGCGTCACGCGCAACGCCTCGCAGGTCGGCCTCCAGGTCATCCTCTACGCGTGGGCCACCGTCGCCTGCTCGCTTCTCCTCATCCCGATCGCGAACATGGGGCTGGTGTACACCGTGTCTGCCACGGTGTTCGGCGGATGGTTCATCTACGAGTCGCACCGCCTCTACAACCGTGCGGTCCACGGAACCGAACCGCGTCCGATGCGCGTCTTCCACGCGTCGATCACTTACCTCACGCTGATCTTCGTGGCGGTTGCGGTCGACCCGCTGCTGCCGTTCTGA
- a CDS encoding COX15/CtaA family protein: MPETMIPASSTTPAVPARSSSWGRALTVFAWLSFISETIIIGTGGAVRLTGSGLGCSDWPLCTPDSLVPILEVQGIHGIIEFGNRLMTGVVGIIALVVVLLVLRLFSGKRGLVNALWFAAGGLVAAGVAYAVAAPFHIPAFPIASGVLLIAVIAAAVRSVRTTPARRDLVLLAWLTLIGVVAQALVGGITVLTGLNPFIVGFHYTSSLLLVCITAAFLVRLKTSPGPRERAVPAWFAVVTHVTGLALAVTIVFGVLTTGSGPHSGDADVLRHGFDATVLAHVHSWPGYILAALVLFLTVAAWVLRLEPRRWLLVLVLAILVQVGVGVWQAREGLPPVLVGIHMVLASLSAATYTVVVLHLKRTAAAAD; encoded by the coding sequence ATGCCCGAGACGATGATCCCCGCCAGCTCGACGACGCCGGCGGTCCCCGCCCGTTCCTCGTCCTGGGGGCGCGCGTTGACGGTCTTCGCGTGGTTGTCGTTCATCAGCGAGACCATCATCATCGGCACCGGCGGCGCCGTCCGTCTCACCGGATCGGGCCTGGGATGCTCGGACTGGCCCCTGTGCACGCCGGACTCACTGGTGCCGATCCTCGAGGTGCAGGGCATCCACGGGATCATCGAGTTCGGCAACCGTCTGATGACCGGCGTGGTCGGGATCATCGCGCTGGTCGTGGTGCTGCTGGTGCTGCGTCTGTTCAGCGGGAAGCGCGGCCTCGTCAACGCGCTCTGGTTCGCGGCCGGCGGCCTCGTCGCCGCGGGTGTCGCCTACGCCGTCGCCGCTCCGTTCCACATCCCCGCCTTCCCGATCGCCTCCGGTGTCCTGCTCATCGCGGTCATCGCCGCGGCTGTCCGATCCGTGCGCACGACTCCGGCGAGACGGGACCTCGTCCTGCTCGCCTGGCTCACGCTGATCGGCGTGGTCGCGCAGGCGCTCGTCGGCGGCATCACGGTCCTCACCGGACTCAACCCGTTCATCGTGGGCTTCCACTACACCTCGTCGCTGCTGCTCGTGTGCATCACCGCGGCCTTCCTCGTGCGGTTGAAGACCTCCCCCGGACCGCGCGAGCGTGCGGTGCCCGCCTGGTTCGCCGTCGTCACGCACGTGACCGGCCTGGCTCTGGCGGTCACGATCGTGTTCGGCGTGCTCACGACCGGCTCCGGCCCGCACTCGGGCGACGCCGATGTGCTGCGTCACGGGTTCGACGCGACCGTGCTGGCACACGTGCACTCGTGGCCGGGCTACATCCTGGCGGCGCTAGTGCTGTTCCTCACGGTCGCGGCGTGGGTGCTGCGACTCGAGCCGCGCCGGTGGCTGCTCGTCCTCGTCCTCGCGATCCTCGTGCAGGTCGGCGTCGGCGTCTGGCAGGCCAGAGAGGGCCTCCCGCCTGTCCTCGTCGGCATCCACATGGTCTTGGCCTCGCTCTCCGCCGCGACCTACACCGTGGTCGTGCTGCACCTCAAGCGCACGGCCGCAGCCGCGGACTGA
- the sufB gene encoding Fe-S cluster assembly protein SufB, with amino-acid sequence MSDVLIDRPELDGLGVYEFGWHDEDAAGAIAKRGISEDVVRGISSLKNEPEWMLKTRLKGYQLFGRKPMPTWGADLSEIDFDNIKYFVRSTEKQAQTWEDLPAEIRETYERLGIPEAERQRLVAGVAAQYESEVVYHQIREDLEAQGVIFMDTDTALREHPEFFEEYFGTVIPAGDNKFAALNTAVWSGGSFVYVPKGVHVEIPLQAYFRINTENMGQFERTLIIADEDSYVHYIEGCTAPIYKSDSLHSAVVEIIVKKNARVRYTTIQNWSNNVYNLVTKRAVAYEGATMEWVDGNIGSKVTMKYPSIYLMGEHAKGETLSVAFAGPGQHQDAGAKMIHMAPYTQSSIVSKSIARGGGRAGYRGEVRVDAAAHHSANTVRCDALLVDTKSRSDTYPAIDIRVDDVQLGHEATVSKVSEEQLFYLQSRGMPEDEAMAMIVRGFIEPIARELPMEYAMELNKLIEMGMEGSVG; translated from the coding sequence ATGTCGGATGTGCTGATCGACCGCCCGGAGCTTGACGGTCTGGGGGTGTACGAATTCGGCTGGCACGATGAGGATGCTGCGGGTGCCATCGCGAAACGCGGCATCTCCGAAGACGTCGTCCGTGGGATCTCGAGCCTCAAGAATGAGCCCGAATGGATGCTGAAGACCCGTCTCAAGGGGTACCAGCTCTTCGGGCGCAAGCCGATGCCGACCTGGGGTGCAGACCTCAGCGAGATCGACTTCGACAACATCAAGTACTTCGTCCGCTCCACCGAGAAGCAGGCGCAGACGTGGGAAGACCTTCCCGCCGAGATCCGCGAGACCTATGAGCGCCTCGGCATCCCCGAGGCTGAGCGTCAGCGCCTCGTGGCCGGCGTCGCGGCTCAGTACGAGTCCGAGGTCGTCTACCACCAGATCCGCGAAGACCTCGAAGCCCAGGGCGTCATCTTCATGGACACCGACACGGCACTGCGCGAGCACCCCGAGTTCTTCGAGGAGTACTTCGGCACCGTCATCCCCGCAGGCGACAACAAGTTCGCCGCGCTGAACACCGCCGTGTGGTCTGGCGGTTCGTTCGTGTACGTCCCGAAGGGCGTGCACGTCGAGATCCCGCTGCAGGCCTACTTCCGCATCAACACCGAGAACATGGGGCAGTTCGAGCGGACGCTCATCATCGCCGACGAGGACAGCTATGTCCACTACATCGAGGGCTGCACGGCTCCGATCTACAAGTCGGACTCCCTGCACTCGGCCGTCGTCGAGATCATCGTGAAGAAGAACGCCCGCGTTCGGTACACGACGATCCAGAACTGGTCGAACAACGTCTACAACCTGGTCACCAAGCGCGCCGTGGCGTACGAGGGCGCGACCATGGAGTGGGTCGACGGCAACATCGGCTCCAAGGTCACGATGAAGTACCCGTCGATCTATCTGATGGGCGAGCACGCCAAGGGCGAGACCCTGTCCGTCGCCTTCGCCGGTCCCGGTCAGCACCAAGATGCCGGCGCCAAGATGATCCACATGGCGCCCTACACGCAGTCGTCGATCGTCTCGAAGTCGATCGCTCGTGGTGGCGGACGTGCCGGATACCGCGGCGAGGTGCGCGTCGACGCGGCGGCGCACCACTCCGCCAACACGGTGCGCTGCGACGCTCTGCTCGTGGACACCAAGTCCCGCTCCGACACCTACCCGGCCATCGACATCCGCGTCGACGACGTGCAGCTCGGCCATGAGGCCACGGTCTCGAAGGTGAGCGAGGAGCAGCTGTTCTACCTGCAGTCCCGCGGCATGCCCGAGGACGAGGCGATGGCGATGATCGTGCGCGGCTTCATCGAGCCGATCGCACGGGAGCTTCCCATGGAGTACGCGATGGAACTGAACAAGCTCATCGAGATGGGCATGGAAGGATCGGTCGGCTAG
- the sufD gene encoding Fe-S cluster assembly protein SufD, producing MTASTTAPAEAQNTDAPVSAHIDPAAQVAAAGFVPVQTRSERPHSFEPADFGAPTGREVNWKHTPIAKFGGLFTDEQGDEDAVTYGLGAAEAFLEPSADEKGPYGEFFRPEDLPSALAWKHSPRGLHIQIPAEAELDEPIIVPVEGKGADKRAFGQILIEALPHSRGTIVLAHSGSAQYAQNVEIIVRDGAKLTVVSLQRWEDDAVHASAHQATVGADATLRHFVISFGGGVVRVNPSVELTGAGSEGYLYGLSYADAGQHLESQVYLHHKGPHTKGDVLYKGALQGEGAHSVWIGDVLIGADATGTDSYEANRNLVLTEGARADSIPNLEIETGDILGAGHASATGRFDDEQLFYLQARGITEEEARRLVVLGFLTDIVQRLGIPALETELLAAIETELAEVSA from the coding sequence GTGACGGCCTCGACGACAGCGCCCGCCGAGGCGCAGAACACCGACGCGCCCGTGAGCGCGCACATCGATCCGGCGGCACAGGTCGCCGCCGCGGGATTCGTCCCCGTGCAGACCCGCTCGGAGCGCCCGCACTCCTTCGAGCCCGCTGATTTCGGCGCCCCGACCGGGCGCGAGGTCAACTGGAAGCACACGCCGATCGCGAAGTTCGGCGGACTCTTCACCGACGAGCAGGGAGACGAGGACGCGGTGACCTATGGTCTCGGCGCGGCCGAAGCGTTCCTCGAGCCGTCTGCGGACGAGAAGGGCCCGTACGGCGAGTTCTTCCGCCCCGAGGATCTGCCGAGCGCCCTCGCGTGGAAGCACAGCCCCCGCGGTCTGCACATCCAGATCCCTGCTGAGGCCGAACTCGACGAGCCGATCATCGTCCCCGTCGAGGGGAAGGGTGCAGACAAGCGCGCTTTCGGGCAGATCCTCATTGAAGCCCTCCCGCATTCGCGCGGCACCATCGTGCTCGCGCACTCCGGTTCCGCGCAGTATGCGCAGAACGTCGAGATCATCGTGCGCGACGGAGCCAAGCTCACCGTCGTCAGTCTCCAGCGCTGGGAAGACGACGCGGTTCACGCGTCCGCTCACCAGGCGACGGTCGGAGCAGACGCGACTCTCCGGCATTTCGTGATCAGCTTCGGCGGCGGAGTGGTCCGCGTCAACCCGAGCGTCGAGCTGACGGGCGCCGGGTCCGAGGGGTACCTGTACGGGCTCTCGTACGCGGATGCCGGGCAGCACCTCGAGAGTCAGGTCTACCTGCACCACAAGGGACCCCACACCAAGGGTGATGTCCTCTACAAGGGCGCGCTGCAGGGTGAGGGCGCGCACAGCGTGTGGATCGGCGACGTGTTGATCGGCGCCGACGCGACCGGAACCGACTCCTACGAGGCGAACCGCAACCTGGTGCTGACGGAGGGCGCGCGTGCCGACTCCATCCCGAACCTCGAGATCGAGACCGGTGACATCCTCGGCGCCGGACACGCGAGTGCCACCGGTCGGTTCGACGACGAGCAGCTGTTCTACCTGCAGGCTCGCGGCATCACCGAGGAGGAGGCGCGACGTCTGGTCGTGCTCGGGTTCCTCACCGACATCGTGCAGCGCCTCGGCATCCCCGCCCTCGAGACCGAACTGCTGGCAGCGATCGAGACGGAGCTCGCCGAGGTGAGCGCATGA
- a CDS encoding non-heme iron oxygenase ferredoxin subunit: MTAERVCGVADLEQDMPLRVDPGGVPITVIKDGEGVIHAIGDTCTHGDISLSEGFVEGDTVECWAHGSAFSLLTGKPQNLPAYEPVPVYVVQIDGDDVLIDPTVIKEV, translated from the coding sequence ATGACCGCCGAGCGCGTCTGCGGCGTCGCCGACCTCGAACAGGACATGCCGCTGCGCGTGGACCCGGGCGGCGTCCCCATCACGGTGATCAAAGACGGCGAGGGCGTCATCCACGCCATCGGCGACACCTGCACCCACGGCGACATCTCGTTGTCCGAGGGCTTCGTCGAGGGTGACACCGTGGAGTGCTGGGCCCATGGCTCCGCCTTCTCGTTGCTCACCGGCAAGCCCCAGAATCTCCCCGCATATGAGCCCGTCCCCGTCTATGTCGTCCAGATCGACGGCGACGACGTGCTCATCGATCCGACTGTGATTAAGGAAGTCTGA
- the sufC gene encoding Fe-S cluster assembly ATPase SufC produces the protein MSVLEIRDLHVTVETDAGTTPILNGINLTMNTGETHAIMGPNGSGKSTLAYTIAGHPKYTVTSGSITFDGQDVLEMSVDERARAGLFLAMQYPVEIPGVTVTNFLRTAKTALDGEAPAIRGWTKDVKAAMSNLRMDPKFAQRNVNEGFSGGEKKRHEILQLEVLKPKFAILDETDSGLDVDALKIVSEGVNRAKESTGLGVLLITHYTRILRYIRPDFVHVVVAGKIVEEGGPELADRLENEGYDRFLDPAAPIEA, from the coding sequence ATGTCTGTTCTCGAGATCCGCGACCTGCATGTGACGGTCGAGACCGATGCGGGGACCACCCCGATCCTCAACGGAATCAACCTCACCATGAACACGGGTGAGACCCACGCCATCATGGGCCCCAACGGCTCTGGCAAATCGACGCTGGCCTACACGATCGCCGGGCACCCCAAGTACACGGTGACCTCCGGTTCGATCACGTTCGACGGCCAGGATGTCCTGGAGATGAGCGTCGACGAGCGGGCCCGCGCCGGCCTCTTCCTCGCGATGCAGTACCCGGTCGAGATCCCCGGCGTCACGGTGACGAACTTCCTGCGCACGGCCAAGACGGCACTCGACGGCGAAGCGCCGGCGATCCGCGGCTGGACCAAGGACGTCAAGGCGGCCATGTCGAACCTGCGCATGGACCCGAAGTTCGCGCAGCGCAACGTCAACGAGGGCTTCTCCGGTGGCGAGAAGAAGCGTCACGAGATCCTGCAGCTCGAGGTGCTGAAGCCGAAGTTCGCGATCCTCGACGAGACCGACTCCGGCCTCGACGTCGACGCGCTCAAGATCGTCTCCGAGGGCGTCAACCGTGCGAAGGAGTCCACCGGGCTCGGCGTGCTGCTGATCACGCACTACACCCGCATCCTCCGCTACATCCGGCCCGACTTCGTCCACGTGGTGGTCGCGGGCAAGATCGTCGAAGAGGGTGGCCCCGAGCTCGCGGACCGGCTGGAGAACGAGGGATACGACCGTTTCCTCGACCCTGCAGCCCCCATCGAGGCGTAG